One genomic segment of Plasmodium cynomolgi strain B DNA, chromosome 14, whole genome shotgun sequence includes these proteins:
- a CDS encoding phospholipase DDHD1 (putative), with translation MTAPTLKAEEGDDEDDLRKKKNNHFFFFSKSEKNVSAKKIPKSKNEVDDINFYEEEPYLDDKVNDVDYIILIIHGIGSNEEIIINQCEDLKNSFKIVKKMWFFDYPFNIHFHIFNWKKYIIDAQIHVFNRININTMAETRKIVNLSAGDIICFLHPRYGDYIMSNLYNDINKALESLKNVIFKMRDWANDPSGRFKNSKVCLLGYSLGSAMAYEILHNVKVRISDSDLKYHLKSKIDYFFMLGSPLSALLSLYKPDYINEGLRLIEGIKFYNLFHGFDPVAFRIEPLIYPKIKNIPEPVLINYWRNNGARYWFEWDKNMQNAKIAIVQNLNDFTSAITNGFYKFIGKSESNEEEQAVAKSHFNYFIIKDISFFILKELLNRTVTLSYEDYLTQIEQEYNNKSLNEQDHAKKERYLKISFKASKSLDEFRRYEKNVQAMSDPFNMKNFKNLI, from the exons ATGACTGCTCCCACTTTAAAGGCAGAAGAAGGGGATGATGAGGACGatttaaggaaaaagaaaaataaccattttttttttttctccaaaagtgaaaaaaatgtgagtgCGAAGAAAATCcccaaaagtaaaaatgaggTAGACGACATCAACTTTTACGAAGAAGAACCATACTTAGATGATAAAGTTAATGACGTGGATTACATCATTTTGATAATCCATGGAATAGGATCTAATGAAGAGATCATCATTAATCAGTGTGAAGATCTCAAAAATAgtttcaaaattgtaaaaaaaatgtggtttTTTGATTATCCTTTTAATATCCATTTCCACATATTCAACTGGAAGAAGTACATAATAGACGCACAGATTCA CGTCTTCAACCGGATAAACATCAACACCATGGCGGAGACCCGAAAAATAGTGAACCTCTCAGCGGGGGACATCATATGCTTCCTACACCCAAGATATGGAGATTATATAATGTCAAATCTGTACAATGATATAAACAAGGCACTAGAGTCTTTAAagaatgtaatttttaaaatgagagATTGGGCAAAC GATCCAAGCGGAAGGTTCAAAAATTCGAAGGTCTGCCTGTTGGGATACTCCCTCGGGAGCGCTATGGCGTACGAAATTTTACATAATGTCAAAGTAAGAATCAGTGACAGCGACCTAAAGTACCACCTGAAAAGTAAAATTGACTACTTCTTCATGTTGGGAAGCCCCCTTAGTGCATTACTATCATTGTACAAACCAGATTACATAAACGAGGGGTTAAGGTTAATCGAGGGGATCAAATTTTACAACCTTTTTCATGGGTTTGATCCCGTTGCATTCAGAATAGAACCGCTCATATATCCCAAAATAAAGAACATCCCAGAACCCGTTTTGATAAATTACTGGAGAAATAATGGAGCTAGATACTGGTTTGAGTgggataaaaatatgcaaaatgcaaaaatagcTATTGTccaaaatttaaatgattttACATCTGCCATCACGAATGGGTTCTACAAATTTATCGGCAAATCTGAATcgaatgaagaagaacaag CGGTTGCAAAATCACActttaattatttcataataaaggacatttcatttttcatacTTAAGGAGCTACTAAACAGGACGGTAACCCTAAGCTATGAGGATTACCTGACTCAAATAGAACAAGAATATAACAACAAGTCGCTAAACGAACAAGATCATGCTAAAAAGGAACGGTACTTGAAGATATCCTTCAAGGCGAGCAAATCGCTTGACGAGTTTCGTAGGTATGAGAAGAATGTACAAGCCATGTCGGATCCGTTtaacatgaaaaattttaaaaatctcATTTGA